In a single window of the Allobranchiibius huperziae genome:
- a CDS encoding MFS transporter codes for MHAKSPETGDSGMFHQPKAVYAVAFACVVSFMGIGLVDPILPAISSQLHATPSQTTLLFTSYLVVTAVAMLVTNAVSSAIGAKKTLIAGLSLIVVFAALAGSAGSIGGIVGFRAGWGLGNALFIATSLAVIVSSATGGFAGAIILYETALGVGIAVGPLLGGLLGTVSWRGPFFGVSVLMAIALVATVLFLPATPKPEHRTSIMAPLAALRHRGLLTMGLAALFYNWAFFTMLGYAPFPMHLSAIKLGLVFFAWGILVALFAVFGAPNLQRRFGTAPTLYVALGLFAVDLAIIAIWPTNRTVLIATVVAAGIFIGINNTLTTQAVMVISPVERPVASAAYGFVRFIGGGLAPFAAGKLVEHYNLHLPFALAAVSAVIAAVLLSTAHRTLAAADRGMDEDGHRHAGDDAGVAGEVGDELGGAAAAVDDFEREHDQSTIRG; via the coding sequence ATGCACGCGAAATCTCCCGAGACCGGCGACTCCGGCATGTTCCACCAGCCCAAGGCGGTCTACGCGGTCGCCTTCGCATGCGTCGTGTCGTTCATGGGCATCGGGCTGGTCGACCCGATCCTGCCGGCCATCTCCAGCCAGCTGCACGCCACTCCGAGCCAGACGACGCTGCTCTTCACGAGCTACCTGGTCGTCACCGCCGTCGCGATGCTCGTCACCAATGCGGTCTCCAGCGCCATCGGGGCGAAGAAGACCCTCATCGCCGGCCTGTCGCTGATCGTGGTCTTCGCTGCGCTCGCGGGGTCCGCCGGATCCATCGGCGGGATCGTGGGCTTCCGGGCCGGGTGGGGACTCGGCAACGCGCTCTTCATCGCCACCTCCCTGGCCGTCATCGTCTCCTCCGCCACGGGTGGGTTCGCAGGCGCGATCATCCTCTACGAGACCGCGCTCGGCGTCGGTATCGCGGTGGGCCCGCTGCTCGGCGGTCTCCTCGGCACGGTGAGCTGGCGCGGTCCGTTCTTCGGCGTCTCGGTGCTGATGGCGATCGCGCTGGTGGCGACCGTGCTCTTCCTGCCAGCCACCCCCAAACCGGAACACCGCACCTCGATCATGGCGCCGCTGGCGGCCCTGCGGCACCGAGGTCTGCTGACGATGGGCCTGGCCGCACTCTTCTACAACTGGGCGTTCTTCACGATGCTCGGCTACGCGCCGTTCCCGATGCATCTGTCCGCGATCAAGCTCGGGCTGGTCTTCTTCGCCTGGGGCATCCTGGTGGCCCTCTTCGCTGTCTTCGGCGCCCCCAATCTGCAGCGGCGCTTCGGCACCGCGCCCACCCTCTACGTCGCCCTCGGACTCTTCGCGGTCGACCTCGCGATCATCGCGATCTGGCCCACCAACCGCACCGTCCTGATCGCGACCGTCGTCGCCGCAGGCATCTTCATCGGCATCAACAACACCCTCACCACCCAGGCCGTGATGGTCATCTCGCCGGTCGAGCGCCCGGTCGCCTCCGCGGCGTACGGATTCGTCCGCTTCATCGGCGGCGGCCTGGCCCCGTTCGCCGCGGGCAAGCTCGTCGAGCACTACAACCTGCACCTCCCGTTCGCGCTCGCAGCCGTGTCCGCGGTGATCGCCGCGGTGCTGCTGTCCACCGCGCACCGCACCCTGGCGGCGGCCGATCGCGGCATGGACGAGGACGGGCACCGCCACGCTGGCGACGACGCGGGGGTCGCGGGTGAGGTCGGCGACGAGCTCGGCGGCGCCGCGGCCGCGGTGGACGATTTCGAGCGGGAGCACGACCAGAGCACGATCCGCGGCTGA
- a CDS encoding MarR family winged helix-turn-helix transcriptional regulator — protein sequence MTTVDDTGARLLMAVARLNRWATRHADFDTPPAQARLLSLVEEIGPARIGDLAAADHCSQPTMTTQVQRVEAAGWVRRRSDPGDARVALIDVTPAGRAVLNKVRTARRATLAPVFDTLSDSERESVARATALIERIIARSEEKAD from the coding sequence ATGACGACTGTCGACGACACCGGCGCCCGGCTGCTGATGGCCGTCGCCCGCCTCAATCGCTGGGCGACGCGGCACGCGGACTTCGACACGCCGCCTGCTCAGGCACGGCTGCTGTCGCTGGTGGAGGAGATAGGTCCCGCGCGGATCGGCGACCTCGCCGCCGCCGACCACTGCAGCCAGCCGACCATGACCACCCAGGTGCAGCGCGTCGAGGCGGCCGGGTGGGTGCGGCGGCGTTCGGATCCGGGCGACGCGCGGGTGGCGCTGATCGATGTCACCCCTGCCGGCCGGGCCGTCCTCAACAAGGTGCGGACCGCGCGCCGGGCCACCCTCGCTCCGGTCTTCGACACGCTGTCGGACTCCGAGCGCGAGTCGGTGGCGAGAGCCACCGCGCTCATCGAGCGCATCATCGCCAGGTCGGAGGAGAAAGCGGACTGA
- a CDS encoding ABC transporter ATP-binding protein, with translation MTAGTAFQELVADGVTASVDGVSMLPETSLTVRPGENVVITGPNGAGKTTFLRILTGNMLPTAGTITLDGTRVDERDRTIRRVIAPLIGPIAGYRDLTVGDHLILVDQTWGGDRAGAAERIIAILERLDIYDFRDRYLSQLSSGQRQLVELSIVLLRPSALLVLDEPEQRLDTGRRELLSDVLRERVDAASSVVWVCHDQELAERTATRIERFPQHS, from the coding sequence GTGACGGCGGGCACTGCTTTCCAGGAACTCGTCGCCGACGGCGTCACCGCGAGTGTCGACGGAGTGAGCATGCTCCCGGAGACCTCCCTGACGGTGCGGCCGGGGGAGAACGTCGTCATCACCGGCCCCAACGGCGCCGGCAAGACGACGTTCCTGCGCATCCTGACGGGCAACATGCTGCCGACCGCGGGCACGATCACCCTGGACGGCACCCGCGTCGACGAGCGGGACCGCACCATCCGCCGGGTCATCGCGCCGCTCATCGGGCCGATCGCGGGCTACCGCGACCTCACCGTGGGCGACCACCTGATCCTGGTCGACCAGACCTGGGGCGGCGACCGCGCCGGGGCCGCCGAACGCATCATCGCGATCCTCGAACGCCTCGACATCTACGACTTCCGGGACCGCTACCTGTCCCAGCTGTCTTCCGGGCAGCGCCAGCTGGTGGAGTTGTCGATCGTGCTGCTGCGACCGAGCGCGCTGTTGGTGCTCGACGAACCCGAGCAGCGCCTGGACACCGGTCGGCGCGAGCTGTTGTCGGACGTGCTGCGCGAGCGGGTCGATGCCGCGTCCTCCGTCGTCTGGGTGTGCCACGACCAGGAGCTGGCCGAGCGCACCGCGACCCGCATCGAACGCTTCCCCCAGCACTCGTGA
- the fahA gene encoding fumarylacetoacetase — MTSFGLRTLPYGSFSTAQDPRPRVGVAVANQVLDVSAASAQLLPAYAEVFASGTLDALLAGGPDVWATVRSAVESWVHDARARAVLHAHFHAADAVRMLAPFTVADYVDFYASEPHATAVGRIFRPDGDALTPNWKHLPIGYHGRAGTVVPSGTPIVRPRGQRRTPEGEVVFGPSTRLDIEAEVGFVVGTPSTLGEPVGLDDFDQHVFGIVLVNDWSARDLQAWEYVPLGPFLGKSFATSISPWVVPLAALEHARVAPPVRDVPLLPYLEDGGMPPWGLDLQLQVRLNGEVISEPPYAGMYWTPAQMLAHLSVNGASIRSGDLYASGTVSGPRQKQAGSMLELSNGGREPFPLQDGTTRSFLQDGDEVVISATAPGAEGTRISLGEVRGVVHPSRPST; from the coding sequence ATGACGTCCTTCGGTCTGCGCACTCTGCCGTACGGCTCTTTCAGCACCGCCCAGGACCCTCGACCGCGGGTCGGCGTAGCAGTCGCGAATCAGGTGCTCGATGTGAGCGCGGCGTCGGCCCAGCTGTTGCCGGCGTACGCCGAGGTCTTCGCGTCGGGCACGCTCGACGCGTTGCTCGCGGGCGGGCCGGACGTCTGGGCGACGGTGCGGTCCGCGGTCGAGAGCTGGGTGCACGACGCACGTGCGCGGGCGGTCCTGCACGCGCACTTCCACGCGGCCGACGCCGTGCGGATGCTGGCGCCGTTCACGGTCGCCGACTACGTCGACTTCTATGCCAGCGAGCCGCACGCGACCGCTGTCGGGCGCATCTTCCGCCCGGACGGCGATGCCCTCACCCCGAACTGGAAGCACCTGCCGATCGGCTACCACGGGCGGGCGGGCACCGTCGTGCCGTCAGGCACCCCGATCGTGCGGCCGCGCGGGCAGCGGCGTACGCCGGAGGGTGAGGTGGTCTTCGGGCCCTCGACCCGCCTGGACATCGAGGCGGAGGTGGGCTTCGTCGTCGGCACGCCGTCGACGCTGGGGGAGCCCGTCGGGCTCGACGATTTCGACCAGCACGTCTTCGGGATCGTGCTGGTCAACGACTGGTCTGCCCGCGACCTGCAGGCTTGGGAGTACGTGCCGCTCGGGCCGTTCCTCGGCAAGTCGTTCGCGACGTCCATCTCGCCGTGGGTCGTCCCGCTGGCCGCGCTGGAGCACGCCCGCGTCGCCCCGCCCGTGCGCGACGTGCCGCTGCTGCCCTACCTCGAGGACGGCGGCATGCCGCCGTGGGGTCTGGACCTGCAACTGCAGGTGCGGCTGAACGGCGAGGTCATCAGCGAGCCGCCGTATGCCGGGATGTACTGGACGCCCGCGCAGATGCTCGCGCACCTCAGCGTCAACGGCGCATCGATACGCAGCGGCGACCTCTACGCGTCCGGCACGGTGAGCGGCCCGAGGCAGAAGCAGGCCGGGTCGATGCTGGAGCTCTCGAACGGCGGCCGCGAGCCGTTCCCGTTGCAGGACGGGACGACGCGCTCGTTCCTGCAGGACGGCGACGAGGTCGTGATCAGCGCGACCGCGCCGGGCGCGGAAGGCACCCGCATCTCACTGGGCGAGGTCCGCGGCGTCGTGCACCCCAGCCGGCCGTCGACGTAA
- a CDS encoding Lrp/AsnC family transcriptional regulator — MQNAHPDARPLLDDLDVTLLELLTEHPRIGVLELSRMVGVTRATVGARMDKLRASGVVTGYGPQLDVVAAGYPVQAMVTLEIAQGDLDTVAALLQEMPGVLEAYSTTGTGDVVVRLAAASNDDLQQSLLVLGQSEAVRRSTSVVVLATIVSARALPLLRRDVPPTRTTPTAR, encoded by the coding sequence ATGCAGAATGCGCACCCGGATGCCCGCCCGCTCCTGGACGACCTCGACGTCACCCTGCTGGAGCTGCTGACCGAGCATCCGCGCATCGGCGTGCTGGAGCTGTCCAGGATGGTCGGGGTCACTCGCGCCACCGTCGGCGCCAGGATGGACAAGCTGCGCGCGTCGGGGGTCGTCACCGGGTACGGCCCGCAGCTCGACGTGGTCGCGGCCGGCTATCCGGTGCAGGCGATGGTGACCCTGGAGATCGCCCAGGGCGACCTCGACACGGTGGCAGCGCTGCTGCAGGAGATGCCCGGCGTGTTGGAGGCGTACTCGACGACCGGCACCGGCGACGTCGTGGTGCGCCTCGCCGCCGCGTCGAACGACGACCTGCAGCAGTCACTGCTCGTGCTCGGCCAGTCCGAGGCGGTACGACGCTCGACCTCCGTCGTCGTCCTCGCGACGATCGTCAGCGCACGCGCCCTGCCGCTGCTGCGCCGCGACGTACCGCCGACGCGTACGACACCGACAGCCCGCTGA
- a CDS encoding YitT family protein, whose amino-acid sequence MTGVLTATPPAPTTAPARAEPQAAVGQPHTAFEDVFGMATGAIVVSLGLCLLRSGHAVTGGTAGIALLLSYATHLAFGGVYFVVNLPFLVLAYFKKGRSFTARTLIAVAAVSALTALQPYAISTSHLNPVYAVLLGNLLAGIGMLILFRHDSSVGGLNTVALIVQERFGVQAGWVQMTSDLCIILLALTVVPAHIVALSVAGAVLLNLVLAINHRPGRYLAI is encoded by the coding sequence GTGACCGGCGTGCTGACCGCCACCCCGCCCGCCCCGACCACCGCACCCGCGCGGGCGGAACCGCAGGCTGCCGTCGGGCAGCCGCACACGGCGTTCGAGGACGTCTTCGGGATGGCCACCGGTGCGATCGTGGTGTCGCTCGGGCTCTGCCTGCTGAGGTCGGGGCATGCGGTGACCGGCGGCACGGCCGGGATCGCCCTGCTGCTCAGCTACGCCACCCACCTGGCGTTCGGCGGCGTCTACTTCGTGGTCAACCTGCCCTTCCTGGTGCTGGCCTACTTCAAGAAGGGTCGCAGCTTCACCGCGCGCACCCTGATCGCCGTCGCCGCCGTGTCGGCACTGACGGCCCTGCAGCCGTACGCCATCTCGACCTCGCACCTGAACCCGGTGTACGCCGTGCTGCTCGGCAACCTGCTGGCCGGCATCGGGATGCTCATCCTCTTCCGGCACGACTCCAGCGTCGGCGGTCTCAACACGGTCGCGCTGATCGTGCAGGAGCGCTTCGGTGTGCAGGCCGGATGGGTGCAGATGACCTCCGACCTGTGCATCATCCTGCTCGCGCTGACCGTCGTGCCCGCGCACATCGTGGCGCTGTCCGTCGCGGGCGCTGTGCTGCTCAACCTGGTGCTGGCGATCAACCACCGCCCCGGTCGCTACCTCGCGATCTGA
- a CDS encoding homogentisate 1,2-dioxygenase produces MAHYRAAGSIPPKRHTQHRAPDGSLYREELMGEEGFSSDSSLLYHAGVPSSLVDVRAWELPDQSTTPNQPLLPRHLKLHDLFPGDGWRSLDAVTGRRLVLGNGDVRISYAVVGKTSPLYRNAVGDECVFVEAGTAVVETVFGDLTVGPGDYVLLPRSTTHRWVPTGDGPLRLYAIEANGHIGPPKRYLSKFGQFLEHSPYCERDLRPPTEPRVVEETDVEVYLKHRGDGPGGLAGTVHVVPQHPFDVVGWDGCLYPYAFNVADFEPITGRVHQPPPVHQVFEGSGFVICNFVPRKVDYHPLSIPVPYYHSNVDSDEIMFYVDGDYEARKGSGIGKGSISVHPGGHSHGPQPSAIEGSLGVEYFDELAVMVDTFRPLALGEGGTASDDGAYAWSWSGRGPRG; encoded by the coding sequence ATGGCCCACTACCGCGCGGCGGGCTCGATCCCGCCCAAGCGCCACACCCAGCACCGGGCACCCGACGGGAGCCTCTACCGCGAGGAGTTGATGGGCGAGGAGGGGTTCAGCTCCGACTCGAGCCTGCTCTACCACGCGGGAGTGCCGTCGTCCCTGGTCGACGTGCGTGCCTGGGAGCTGCCGGATCAGAGCACGACGCCCAACCAGCCGCTGCTGCCCCGGCACCTGAAGCTGCATGACCTCTTCCCCGGTGACGGCTGGCGGTCATTGGACGCGGTGACCGGTCGCCGGCTGGTGCTCGGCAACGGCGACGTCCGGATCAGCTACGCCGTGGTGGGGAAGACCTCTCCGCTCTACCGCAACGCGGTCGGCGACGAGTGCGTGTTCGTCGAGGCCGGCACCGCCGTGGTGGAGACGGTGTTCGGCGACCTCACGGTCGGACCGGGCGACTACGTGCTGCTCCCGCGGTCGACCACCCACCGGTGGGTGCCGACCGGTGACGGCCCGCTGCGGCTGTACGCGATCGAGGCGAACGGGCACATCGGTCCGCCGAAGCGGTATCTGTCGAAGTTCGGTCAGTTCCTGGAGCACTCGCCCTACTGCGAGCGCGACCTGCGTCCGCCGACCGAGCCCCGGGTCGTGGAGGAGACCGACGTCGAGGTCTACCTCAAGCACCGCGGCGACGGTCCGGGCGGGCTGGCGGGCACCGTGCACGTCGTACCCCAGCACCCGTTCGACGTGGTCGGCTGGGACGGCTGCCTCTACCCGTACGCGTTCAACGTCGCCGACTTCGAGCCGATCACCGGTCGGGTGCACCAGCCGCCGCCGGTGCACCAGGTCTTCGAAGGCTCGGGGTTCGTGATCTGCAACTTCGTGCCGCGCAAGGTCGACTACCACCCGCTGTCGATCCCGGTGCCGTACTACCACTCCAACGTCGACAGCGACGAGATCATGTTCTACGTCGACGGCGACTACGAGGCCCGCAAGGGCAGCGGCATCGGCAAGGGTTCGATCAGCGTGCACCCGGGCGGGCACAGCCACGGCCCGCAGCCGAGCGCCATCGAGGGCAGCCTCGGCGTCGAGTACTTCGACGAGTTGGCCGTCATGGTTGACACCTTCCGGCCGCTCGCGCTCGGCGAGGGCGGCACCGCATCCGACGACGGCGCGTACGCGTGGTCCTGGTCCGGGCGCGGACCCAGGGGATGA
- a CDS encoding fatty acid desaturase family protein: MAGTPTSASTLPPPRAASANPTSSFTALARQVTDLGLMRRRYGYYWSKLVGAVLVLAGWVAAFIWTGDSWWQLAWAAVLAVILTQIAFLGHDAAHRQIFKSGRWNDWVSLIVADLLVGISHGWWRGKHNRHHANPNKEGYDPDLAIGALALTPEAATRPRPRAVRWLLDHQGWYFFPLTLLEGLSLHWSGIRRVASREKIERRWMEVAFLAVRLPVLPALFFWVLSPGKALACLALQLAVFGVYMGASFAPNHIGMPLVSARLKLDFLQRQVLVSRNIRGGPAVSIAMGGLNYQIEHHLFPSIARPHLRKIQPLVAAHCAAEGIPYTQTDLWTAYRQVVGHLNTVGVRGSDPFLCPLVAQRRAL; encoded by the coding sequence ATGGCCGGCACACCCACCAGCGCCAGCACGTTGCCCCCGCCCAGGGCCGCGAGCGCGAACCCCACCAGCTCGTTCACCGCGCTGGCCCGCCAGGTCACCGATCTGGGGCTGATGCGCCGCCGGTACGGCTACTACTGGAGCAAGCTGGTCGGCGCTGTGCTCGTGCTGGCCGGATGGGTCGCCGCGTTCATCTGGACCGGCGACAGCTGGTGGCAGCTGGCCTGGGCCGCCGTGCTGGCCGTGATCCTCACCCAGATCGCCTTCCTCGGCCACGACGCGGCGCACCGGCAGATCTTCAAGTCGGGCCGGTGGAACGACTGGGTCAGTCTCATCGTGGCCGACCTGCTCGTTGGGATCAGCCACGGCTGGTGGCGCGGCAAGCACAACCGGCACCACGCCAACCCCAACAAGGAGGGCTACGACCCCGATCTGGCCATCGGCGCGCTGGCCCTCACTCCCGAGGCGGCCACCCGCCCGCGCCCTCGTGCGGTGCGCTGGCTGCTCGACCACCAGGGCTGGTACTTCTTCCCCCTCACCCTGCTCGAGGGGCTGTCCCTGCACTGGAGCGGCATCCGCCGGGTGGCCTCCCGCGAGAAGATCGAACGACGCTGGATGGAGGTGGCGTTCCTGGCGGTGCGCCTGCCCGTGCTGCCCGCGCTGTTCTTCTGGGTGCTGTCGCCCGGTAAGGCGCTCGCCTGCCTGGCGCTGCAGCTGGCCGTCTTCGGTGTCTACATGGGCGCCTCGTTCGCGCCGAACCACATCGGGATGCCGCTGGTGTCCGCCCGGCTGAAGCTGGACTTCCTGCAGCGTCAGGTGCTGGTCAGCCGCAACATCCGGGGCGGGCCCGCGGTCTCGATCGCGATGGGTGGGTTGAACTACCAGATCGAGCACCACCTCTTCCCCTCGATCGCCCGCCCGCACCTGCGCAAGATCCAGCCGCTGGTGGCCGCGCACTGCGCCGCCGAGGGCATCCCCTACACCCAGACCGATCTGTGGACGGCGTACCGGCAGGTCGTCGGGCACCTCAACACCGTCGGCGTCCGCGGGTCCGACCCGTTCCTGTGCCCGCTGGTCGCCCAGCGCCGCGCGCTCTGA
- the hppD gene encoding 4-hydroxyphenylpyruvate dioxygenase, whose product MTIQDTLTDQEQLAGLSHEQLEKLVGLVDYDASADNFPIVGWDALVWVVGNATATAQLMQVVYGMELVAYAGPETGERSKTSFVLRSGAARFVIEGSVRPGGPLVDHHAKHGDGISDIALQVTDVDRCIEHARKVGATILEEPHDLTDEHGTVRMASIAAYGDTRHTLVDRSAYKGVYLPGYVERTTQVVHPKGSPKRLFQAVDHVVGNVELGAMDEWVDYYNRVMGFTNMAEFIGEDIATDYSALMSKVVASGNHRVKFPLNEPAPGKRKSQIDEFLEFYDGAGAQHIALATNDILQTVDVLSARGVQFLATPDTYYEDAELRERIGQVRVPIEELQKRGILVDRDEDGYLLQIFTRPLGDRPTVFFELIERHGSLGFGKGNFKALFEAIEREQELRGNA is encoded by the coding sequence ATGACGATCCAGGACACCCTCACCGACCAGGAGCAGTTGGCCGGGCTCAGCCACGAGCAGCTCGAGAAGCTCGTCGGGTTGGTGGACTACGACGCGTCCGCCGACAACTTCCCCATCGTGGGATGGGATGCGCTGGTGTGGGTGGTCGGCAACGCCACCGCGACGGCGCAGCTGATGCAGGTCGTCTACGGCATGGAGTTGGTCGCCTATGCGGGGCCGGAGACAGGGGAACGGTCCAAGACGTCCTTCGTACTGCGTTCGGGCGCGGCGCGTTTCGTGATCGAGGGGTCCGTGCGACCGGGCGGGCCTCTCGTCGATCACCACGCCAAGCACGGTGACGGCATCAGCGACATCGCCCTGCAGGTCACCGACGTCGACCGTTGCATCGAGCACGCGCGCAAGGTCGGCGCGACCATCCTGGAGGAGCCGCACGACCTCACCGACGAGCACGGCACGGTGCGCATGGCGTCCATCGCGGCGTACGGCGACACCCGCCACACGCTGGTGGACCGGTCGGCGTACAAGGGCGTCTACCTGCCCGGCTACGTCGAGCGCACCACCCAGGTCGTGCACCCGAAGGGCTCGCCCAAGCGCCTGTTCCAGGCGGTCGACCACGTGGTCGGCAACGTGGAGCTCGGCGCGATGGACGAGTGGGTCGACTACTACAACCGCGTCATGGGCTTCACCAACATGGCCGAGTTCATCGGCGAGGACATCGCCACCGACTACTCGGCGCTGATGTCGAAGGTCGTCGCCAGCGGCAACCACCGGGTCAAGTTCCCCCTCAACGAGCCTGCCCCTGGCAAGCGCAAGAGCCAGATCGATGAGTTCCTGGAGTTCTACGACGGCGCGGGTGCGCAGCACATCGCGCTCGCCACCAACGACATCCTGCAGACCGTCGACGTGCTGAGCGCACGAGGCGTGCAGTTCCTCGCGACCCCCGACACCTACTACGAGGACGCCGAGCTGCGCGAGCGGATCGGGCAGGTGCGGGTGCCGATCGAGGAGCTGCAGAAGCGCGGCATCCTCGTGGACCGCGACGAGGACGGCTACCTGCTGCAGATCTTCACCCGCCCGCTCGGCGACCGCCCTACGGTGTTCTTCGAGCTCATCGAGCGGCACGGGTCGCTCGGCTTCGGCAAGGGCAACTTCAAGGCGCTCTTCGAGGCCATCGAGCGCGAGCAGGAACTACGCGGCAACGCCTGA
- a CDS encoding DUF899 family protein: MADQDTAQTVDRTRAPEAAPPVVGRAEFDTALAEQVALEKEVTRHDDRVSAARRRLPMVQVEDYVFAGRCGPVRLVELFGDRYLLLVQNVMFDPGWEQGCPSCTWAVDNLPANMGRLADEGISFAMVSQAPIEKLQAWAKERGWDHRWVSSYKTSYHYDWGWTRTDDSGREGQLPGYSYYLLRHGVPYLTYMTTARGTEAILPVAHIMDRTCYGRQQDWEDSPTGWPQEPTYG; this comes from the coding sequence ATGGCCGATCAGGACACCGCCCAGACCGTCGACCGGACCCGTGCGCCGGAGGCAGCGCCCCCGGTCGTGGGGCGCGCCGAGTTCGACACCGCGCTCGCCGAGCAGGTCGCCCTGGAGAAAGAGGTCACCCGGCACGACGACCGGGTGTCCGCAGCGCGCCGGCGGCTGCCGATGGTGCAGGTCGAGGACTACGTGTTCGCCGGGCGCTGCGGCCCGGTGCGCCTGGTGGAATTGTTCGGCGACCGCTATCTGCTCCTGGTGCAGAACGTGATGTTCGACCCCGGGTGGGAGCAGGGCTGTCCCAGTTGCACGTGGGCCGTCGACAACCTGCCCGCGAACATGGGCCGGCTGGCCGACGAGGGCATCTCCTTCGCGATGGTGTCGCAGGCGCCGATCGAGAAGCTCCAGGCGTGGGCGAAGGAGCGCGGCTGGGATCACCGGTGGGTCTCGTCGTACAAGACGAGCTACCACTACGACTGGGGCTGGACCCGGACCGACGACTCCGGCAGGGAAGGTCAGTTGCCCGGATACTCCTACTACCTGCTGCGCCACGGTGTCCCGTACCTCACCTACATGACCACCGCCCGCGGCACCGAGGCGATCCTGCCGGTCGCGCACATCATGGACCGCACGTGCTACGGCCGTCAGCAGGACTGGGAGGACAGCCCCACCGGCTGGCCGCAGGAGCCGACGTACGGCTGA
- a CDS encoding CPBP family intramembrane glutamic endopeptidase, translating to MTSERRGARATIAALWRGPLQVPATPYPPRTLVTETAYLLLLSLGASAIYSILSIIKSLQSTVSLGHQTSTLNASQAQQSWLDLAYQVVGIGLGVVPALLAIHLIGREIRSGRAYFGLDRTRLPSDLGLGALLAACIGIPGLVLYVVARDLGANTTVVASALGEHWWTVPVLIASAIQNAVLEEVVMVGYLFTRWTQAGGRLWVVVVGSALIRGSYHLYQGFGGFVGNIVMGLILGTVYLRTRRVLPLIITHSILDIVSFVGYSLLHDHIGWLR from the coding sequence ATGACGAGCGAGCGGCGGGGTGCCCGCGCGACGATCGCCGCACTGTGGCGTGGGCCACTCCAGGTGCCGGCCACTCCCTACCCACCCCGCACGCTGGTGACCGAGACGGCGTACCTGCTGCTGCTCAGTCTGGGGGCCTCGGCGATCTACTCGATCCTGTCGATCATCAAGTCCTTGCAGAGCACCGTGTCGCTCGGTCACCAGACCTCGACGCTCAACGCCTCGCAGGCGCAGCAGTCCTGGCTCGACCTCGCCTACCAGGTCGTCGGCATCGGCCTCGGCGTCGTGCCGGCACTGCTCGCGATCCACCTCATCGGGCGCGAGATACGTTCCGGCAGAGCGTATTTCGGTCTGGACCGCACCCGACTGCCTAGCGATCTCGGACTGGGTGCGCTGCTCGCCGCCTGCATCGGCATCCCCGGCCTGGTGCTGTACGTCGTGGCGCGCGACCTCGGTGCCAACACCACCGTGGTCGCTTCGGCACTGGGCGAGCACTGGTGGACCGTGCCGGTCCTGATCGCCTCGGCCATCCAGAACGCGGTGCTCGAGGAAGTGGTGATGGTGGGCTATCTCTTCACCCGGTGGACCCAGGCCGGCGGGCGGCTGTGGGTCGTCGTGGTGGGCTCCGCACTGATCCGCGGCAGCTACCACCTCTACCAGGGCTTCGGGGGTTTCGTCGGCAACATCGTGATGGGTCTCATACTCGGCACCGTCTATCTGAGGACCCGTCGGGTACTGCCGCTGATCATCACCCACTCCATCCTGGATATCGTCTCGTTCGTGGGTTATTCGTTGCTGCACGACCACATCGGCTGGCTCCGGTGA